Genomic segment of Candidatus Methylomirabilota bacterium:
CGATCAGCGAGTTCTGGCACCTCCCGCGCCTGACCCCGAGGCTGGCGGAGCCGCGGTGGCGGCCCGAAACCGATGTCGTCGAGACGGCGGAGGCCATCACGGTGACGGCGGCGGTGGCGGGGATCGATCCGGACACCACCGACGTCCTGCTGTTCGAGGACGCCCTGGTCATCGAGGGTCGGCGATTTCTCCGGTGCGACGAGGACGGCGTGTATCGGGTGGCGCAGATCCGGCAGGGTCCGTTCCGCGTCGAGGTGTCGCTGCCGGTCGCCATCGATCCAGAGGGCGTCGACGTGCGCTACGAGCAGGGGCTTCTGACGATCCGGCTGCCGAAGCTCGGCGGGAGGTGAGGGAATGGCAGTGGATGCTCAGCCGGCCCAGTCGGCTCAGCCGACCCAGACGGCCCAGCCGGACGCGGTCCGGATCCCCGATGTCCTCCCGGTCCTGCCGCTGCGCGGCACGATGGTCTTCCCGCTGGCCGTCGTCCCTCTCGCCGTCGGCCAGCCTCGCTCGGTGCGGCTCATCGACGACGTGATGCGCCGCGACCGTCTGCTCGGGCTGGTGGCGCAGCGCGACCAGTCGATCGAGCAGGCCGGGCCCGACGACCTCTACCGGGTCGGCACGGCGGCGGTGATCCACCAGCTCGCGCGTCTGCCGGACGGCAGCCTGCGGGTGGTCGTCCAGGGGGTCGAGCGCGTGCGCCTCCTGGAGTTCGCCAGCACGGACCCCTACCTCGTCGCGCGCGCCGAGCCGGCGCCGGACCGGATGGTCCCCAGCACCCAGCTCGACGCCCTCCGCCGCGCGGCCGTGGATCTCTTCCGCCAGCTGGTCGGCCTGGCCGGGGATCTGCCCGACGAGCTGGCCGTTGCGGCGGAGAACCTCACCGATCCCCGCCAGGTCGCCTATCTCATCGGGACCGTCGCGCCCTTCGAGATCCCCCTGCGCCAGGAGGTCCTCGAGCTGGACCCCGTGGACGCCAAGCTGCGCCGGCTGGTGGATCTGCTCCAGCGCGAGCTGGCGGTGCGCGAGCTGGGGCGCAAGATCACCACCGAAACCCAGGAGCGGCTGTCGAAGACTCAGCGGGAGTTCTACCTGCGCGAGCAGCTGCGCTCCATCCAGAAGGAGCTCGGCGAAAACGAGGAGGGCGGCGGGGAGACGGCGGAGCTGCGCCGCCGGGTCGAGGCGGCCGGTCTCCCCGAGGAGGCGCGGCGCGAGGCGGAGCGCGAGCTGGCCCGCCTCGCCAGCATCCCGTCCGCCTCGCCCGAGCACGGGATCGTCCACACCTACCTCGAATGGCTGGCGAGCCTG
This window contains:
- a CDS encoding Hsp20/alpha crystallin family protein, encoding MRYRRLGSRYTMIVAAGPLASISEFWHLPRLTPRLAEPRWRPETDVVETAEAITVTAAVAGIDPDTTDVLLFEDALVIEGRRFLRCDEDGVYRVAQIRQGPFRVEVSLPVAIDPEGVDVRYEQGLLTIRLPKLGGR